One region of Epilithonimonas zeae genomic DNA includes:
- a CDS encoding sodium:solute symporter family transporter yields the protein MGNLATIDIIIFLIYFVVVAGYGIWIYNKKKSAATGSKDYFLAEGSLTWWAIGASLIASNISAEQFIGMSGEGFFVGVAVAAYEWIAALALIIIAIWFIPIYLKNKIYTMPQFLETRYNKSVSLIMAVFWLFLYVIVNLTSILYLGALAIDTLLGGDNLHIIMIGLLLMALLIGLGGMKVIGYTDVIQVAVLIIGGFATVYMALQIVDQRINGAAVGNALTGFQTLMNEAPQHFKLMLEKPVKTTTTLAMPENLDVQKYVVLPGLAMYFAGQWIVNLNYWGCNQYITQRALGADLKTARTGILFAGFLKLFMPIIVMLPGIAAYVLYQKGHLPGFNGVKDGAYSAILGFLPVGLKGLAVAALTAAIVASLAGKVNSISTIFTLDIYKKYLKSDATEIQMVRTGRWAIIIAMFVALAFTWTDVLGIGGEGGFTFIQKYTGFISPGVFAMFLLGMFWKRTTGTAALVGVILGFVLAIFFNSFAVDIFGKETWLYTAFTYEKLENGVVHTITEIPFLINMGWSFFFTVLTMVGISLAGPKVNPKAFAIDASMFKVDNRTLVLIVVTLLLLTALYVRFW from the coding sequence ATGGGAAATTTAGCAACTATTGATATCATCATATTTCTGATTTATTTTGTGGTGGTAGCCGGTTACGGAATCTGGATTTATAACAAAAAAAAATCTGCAGCAACAGGCAGTAAAGATTATTTCCTTGCGGAAGGTTCACTCACTTGGTGGGCGATTGGAGCGAGTTTAATTGCTTCCAATATTTCAGCGGAACAGTTCATCGGGATGTCCGGCGAAGGATTTTTCGTGGGTGTAGCGGTGGCAGCTTATGAATGGATTGCTGCATTGGCGCTCATCATTATTGCCATTTGGTTCATTCCGATTTATCTTAAAAACAAAATCTACACGATGCCGCAATTCCTGGAAACCCGTTACAACAAATCGGTTTCCCTGATTATGGCGGTATTCTGGCTGTTTTTATATGTGATTGTCAACCTGACTTCCATTCTTTATTTGGGAGCTTTGGCGATTGATACATTACTTGGAGGCGACAACCTTCATATCATTATGATTGGACTGCTTCTAATGGCTTTGCTAATCGGTCTTGGCGGAATGAAAGTAATCGGCTACACCGACGTAATTCAGGTGGCGGTTTTGATTATCGGAGGTTTTGCTACCGTTTATATGGCGTTGCAAATTGTTGACCAGAGAATCAACGGAGCGGCTGTAGGAAATGCTTTGACAGGATTTCAGACATTGATGAATGAAGCGCCGCAACATTTCAAATTAATGCTGGAAAAACCGGTTAAAACAACAACGACTTTAGCAATGCCTGAAAATCTGGATGTTCAGAAATATGTTGTTCTTCCGGGCTTGGCGATGTATTTTGCAGGACAGTGGATTGTTAATTTAAATTATTGGGGTTGTAACCAGTACATCACGCAAAGAGCTCTGGGAGCTGATTTGAAAACAGCGAGAACGGGGATTTTATTCGCAGGGTTCCTTAAATTATTTATGCCGATTATTGTAATGCTTCCTGGAATTGCTGCCTATGTACTTTATCAAAAAGGACATTTGCCAGGATTTAATGGTGTGAAAGACGGCGCCTATTCTGCAATATTAGGATTTTTGCCGGTTGGTCTGAAGGGTCTTGCAGTAGCGGCTTTGACGGCAGCAATCGTAGCTTCACTGGCAGGGAAAGTAAACAGTATCTCAACGATTTTCACATTAGACATTTATAAAAAATATTTAAAGTCTGATGCAACGGAAATCCAGATGGTGAGAACCGGAAGATGGGCGATTATTATTGCGATGTTTGTTGCTTTGGCGTTTACTTGGACGGATGTTTTGGGAATCGGTGGTGAAGGTGGTTTTACTTTCATTCAGAAATATACAGGATTTATCAGTCCGGGCGTTTTTGCGATGTTCCTTTTAGGAATGTTCTGGAAAAGAACAACCGGAACTGCAGCTTTGGTAGGCGTAATTTTAGGATTCGTTCTGGCAATTTTCTTCAACAGTTTTGCTGTGGATATTTTCGGGAAAGAAACCTGGTTGTATACGGCTTTCACTTATGAAAAACTGGAAAATGGCGTAGTTCACACGATTACCGAAATTCCATTTTTGATTAATATGGGCTGGTCATTCTTCTTCACGGTTCTGACGATGGTTGGGATAAGTCTTGCAGGACCGAAAGTGAACCCGAAAGCATTTGCAATCGATGCATCAATGTTCAAAGTGGACAACAGAACATTGGTTTTAATTGTTGTAACGTTACTTTTACTGACTGCGCTTTATGTGAGATTCTGGTAA
- a CDS encoding 3'-5' exonuclease: MKTYFLFIDTETTGIPKRWSLPYSEKDNWPSAVQVAWVIYDENAQEIKRENFYIFNEDLKISLKSLKIHGITKEFLSKNGQERTLVLEKLSTDIKEFQPLITGHFTEFDIHTLSADFYRANLENPFLQSHFYCTMLKSKEYVVNPEADYFKLPQLYEFLFNEKMEHLHNAMIDAEMTAKCFFEIRKRGEVSETDFQNIHQKIESGLKFLTHKMK, encoded by the coding sequence TTGAAAACCTATTTTCTTTTCATCGATACCGAAACTACAGGAATCCCGAAACGATGGAGTCTGCCTTATTCTGAGAAAGATAATTGGCCTTCCGCAGTTCAGGTGGCCTGGGTTATTTATGACGAAAATGCCCAGGAAATTAAACGTGAAAATTTTTATATTTTTAATGAGGATTTGAAAATCAGCTTGAAGTCATTGAAAATCCACGGTATTACCAAAGAATTCTTAAGTAAAAACGGACAGGAAAGAACATTGGTTTTAGAAAAGCTTTCAACGGATATAAAAGAATTTCAACCATTGATTACGGGACATTTTACAGAGTTTGATATTCACACACTGAGCGCCGATTTTTACAGGGCAAACCTGGAAAATCCTTTTCTGCAGAGTCATTTCTACTGCACAATGCTTAAAAGTAAAGAGTATGTTGTTAATCCGGAAGCTGACTATTTTAAACTGCCTCAGCTTTACGAGTTTCTTTTTAATGAAAAAATGGAACATCTCCACAATGCGATGATCGATGCAGAAATGACTGCAAAATGTTTTTTTGAAATCCGGAAACGCGGAGAGGTTTCAGAAACCGACTTTCAGAATATTCATCAGAAAATCGAATCCGGTTTAAAGTTTTTAACCCATAAAATGAAATAA
- a CDS encoding DUF294 nucleotidyltransferase-like domain-containing protein — MMQEKIISLLKITEPFHLLPETVLAEISETFTRTEFSKDTLVYRQEVTEMRGVDIIESGEYETFFFDAAENKRCISIHHSPYCFGGISVVLNRVRALKSAIAKKGTVVYTLPKKEFYELCNAYEDFFHYFTSDFGKKMLDEEFSHFVKTPATFEESYFAADQLYSRKIKGITYKSIVSCEENTPVFEVAQMMATHKVSCIFVKKSASEEIIGYATDITLRDNVIARCLDSRIAISEVMDNPIVSISSDAYLYEAVLMMFKTKSRYLLVKDNGEYVGFLSRNRLLSEQGQSPLVFIQSVKQAESVEELKKKWKQVPDIITQLLGRGVHGEIASQVITTIADTITGKVIEKVIRQIGKPPAKFAFIVTGSEGRKEQTLSTDQDNGIIYEDKANEHREMVREYFLDFAKKVSDDLNTIGFEYCKGNFMASNPKWTHSLSHWKRNYNQWIEESVPETAMKLSTFFDFRFIYGEESIVKDLKNYIKEKLASPNQLFFAHIAKNALQYEPPLTFLKRIKTQTIGKSEVFDIKTAMSPIVDLLRVYALKNQLEIENTGERMKKLTEIGVFTQQQYNEMHQSYYYLMALRLKNQADQINIDKKHPDNYIEISKLTKIERVTLIEIFKTIANFQLGIKVKFTGSF, encoded by the coding sequence ATGATGCAGGAAAAAATTATTTCACTTTTAAAAATAACAGAACCTTTTCATCTTTTACCCGAAACTGTTCTTGCAGAAATCTCAGAAACGTTCACAAGAACCGAGTTTTCCAAAGATACATTGGTCTATCGCCAGGAAGTGACGGAAATGAGAGGAGTAGACATTATTGAATCCGGAGAATACGAAACATTTTTTTTCGATGCAGCGGAAAATAAAAGATGTATTTCGATACACCATTCGCCTTATTGTTTTGGGGGAATATCTGTGGTTCTGAACAGAGTACGTGCATTGAAATCGGCGATTGCCAAAAAGGGGACAGTTGTTTATACATTACCGAAAAAGGAATTCTACGAGCTGTGTAACGCGTACGAAGACTTTTTCCATTATTTTACATCAGATTTTGGCAAAAAAATGCTGGATGAGGAATTTTCTCATTTCGTGAAAACGCCTGCAACGTTTGAAGAAAGTTATTTTGCCGCCGACCAGCTTTATTCCAGAAAAATAAAAGGAATTACCTACAAAAGTATTGTTTCCTGTGAAGAAAATACTCCTGTTTTTGAGGTGGCTCAAATGATGGCTACTCATAAAGTAAGCTGCATCTTTGTGAAAAAATCAGCAAGTGAGGAAATTATCGGCTATGCGACAGATATTACCTTGCGAGATAATGTTATCGCCCGCTGCCTGGATTCCAGAATTGCAATTTCTGAGGTGATGGATAATCCTATCGTAAGTATTTCCAGCGATGCCTATCTTTATGAAGCGGTTCTGATGATGTTTAAAACCAAATCAAGATATCTTCTCGTAAAAGATAATGGCGAATATGTAGGTTTTCTGAGCAGAAACCGTCTGTTGAGCGAGCAAGGGCAGAGTCCGCTTGTTTTTATACAATCGGTAAAACAGGCTGAAAGTGTAGAAGAACTTAAGAAAAAATGGAAGCAGGTTCCGGATATTATTACTCAATTGTTGGGAAGGGGAGTGCACGGTGAAATTGCCAGTCAGGTCATTACAACAATTGCTGATACAATAACAGGAAAAGTAATAGAAAAAGTTATCAGGCAGATAGGAAAACCACCTGCAAAATTTGCCTTCATCGTCACAGGAAGCGAGGGGAGAAAAGAACAAACGCTGAGTACTGACCAGGACAACGGCATTATCTATGAAGATAAAGCCAATGAACACCGTGAAATGGTAAGAGAATATTTTCTGGATTTTGCCAAAAAAGTTTCGGATGATCTCAATACCATTGGGTTTGAATACTGCAAAGGAAATTTTATGGCAAGCAATCCCAAATGGACCCATTCTCTTTCTCACTGGAAAAGAAATTACAACCAATGGATCGAAGAATCGGTGCCGGAAACCGCAATGAAGCTTTCCACTTTTTTCGATTTCCGTTTTATTTATGGTGAAGAAAGTATTGTGAAAGATTTGAAGAACTATATTAAGGAAAAATTAGCTTCGCCCAATCAGCTGTTTTTTGCTCATATTGCCAAAAATGCTCTACAGTACGAACCGCCTTTGACTTTTCTGAAAAGAATTAAAACCCAGACCATAGGGAAATCAGAGGTTTTCGATATCAAAACTGCGATGTCGCCAATTGTAGATTTGCTTCGGGTGTATGCGTTGAAAAACCAGTTGGAAATAGAGAATACCGGCGAACGAATGAAAAAGCTGACGGAAATAGGAGTTTTCACGCAACAGCAATACAATGAAATGCATCAGTCTTACTATTATCTGATGGCACTTCGGCTAAAAAATCAGGCGGACCAGATTAATATTGATAAAAAGCATCCTGATAATTATATCGAAATCAGTAAACTTACCAAAATAGAGCGTGTCACTTTAATCGAAATCTTTAAAACCATTGCCAATTTCCAGTTGGGAATCAAAGTGAAATTTACAGGAAGTTTTTAA
- a CDS encoding NUDIX hydrolase: MTQDYSHFPRHLVAVDCIIFGFDGENLKILLVQRNFEPKMGEWSLMGGFIGDEETSDEAAQRVLNTLTGLENIYLEQLNSYTQIDREPTARIMSISYYALINIEKNIQINEKYSAKWFDLQDFPTLIFDHNEMVKDAVLRLRRRASTRPIGFELLPEKFTMKDLQTLYEAIFNEQYDKRNFISKINALDILVKTEGKDMSSSKKGSFLYTFDEEKYNKKIAEGFMFKI, from the coding sequence ATGACACAAGACTATTCTCATTTTCCACGACATCTGGTAGCTGTTGACTGCATTATTTTCGGGTTCGATGGTGAAAATCTCAAGATCCTTCTGGTACAAAGGAATTTTGAACCGAAAATGGGAGAATGGTCATTAATGGGTGGTTTTATCGGGGACGAGGAAACCTCTGATGAAGCGGCACAGCGTGTCCTGAACACACTTACCGGACTGGAAAATATTTATCTTGAACAGCTCAATTCCTATACTCAAATCGACCGCGAACCGACGGCGAGAATTATGTCGATTTCGTATTATGCACTGATTAATATTGAAAAAAATATTCAGATCAATGAAAAATATAGCGCAAAATGGTTTGACCTACAGGATTTTCCGACCTTAATTTTCGACCATAATGAAATGGTGAAAGATGCCGTTCTGAGGCTGAGAAGAAGAGCTTCCACACGACCTATCGGTTTTGAGCTTCTGCCGGAAAAATTCACGATGAAAGATCTGCAGACTTTATACGAAGCCATCTTCAACGAACAGTATGACAAGCGGAATTTCATCAGCAAAATCAATGCGCTGGATATTCTTGTGAAAACGGAAGGAAAAGATATGAGCTCGTCTAAAAAAGGGTCTTTTCTTTACACTTTCGATGAAGAAAAATACAATAAGAAAATTGCGGAAGGGTTTATGTTTAAGATTTAA
- a CDS encoding glycoside hydrolase family 127 protein — MNKKSLIVFLGLGTLAFGQLSKTVSYFPLNKVALSESVFSRAMQTDKNYIMSMDADRLLAPYLKEAGLNPKKTNYPNWENTGLDGHIGGHYISALALMYASTGDAKVKQRLDYMIDELERCQNLSGNGYISGIPNGKKIWKEISDGNIRASAFGLNDRWVPLYNIHKIYSGLRDAYWYADSEKAKKMLIKLTDWMADEVSGLSDEQIQEMLRSEHGGLNEVFADVYDITKNKKYLKLAHRFSHLAILNPLLIHEDKLTGIHANTQIPKVIGFKRIADLEHNKEWNSAADFFWANVTQKRSAIIGGNSVSEHFNPTTDFSGMIKSIEGPETCNTYNMLKLTKELFATNQKSSYLDYYERALYNHILSTQNPEKGGFVYFTPMRPGHYRVYSQPETSFWCCVGSGMENHAKYGEMIYAHSDNDLYVNLFIPSVLKWSEKKLVLRQENNFPQTPSTKLIFDLTPKSEINLKLRVPEWTNASQISVSINSKNTNIPVDSEGYINISRKWKKGDVIEMKMPMHLSAEQLPDNSDYYAFRYGPIVLAAKYGKENQQGLFADDSRGGHIAHGPQIPLNDIPTILGSSTTVLDHLKPVSEKDLTFKISGLYPQNKFSNGLELVPFYQVQEERYIIYFPQATQDKIEIIQQKKAQEEEAVRKLDNITTDKIQLGEQQPESDHFFDSKDAYDGYMEDRHFRDAKGWFSYQMRNKDKNAKYLYLLYFDANNNRTLNAEINGIKVFSKDFEGKMGSSPQILLIPVPESEKNKETLTVKFISGEKSLTPKIIEVRLLNELPK; from the coding sequence ATGAATAAAAAATCGCTGATAGTATTTTTAGGTTTAGGCACGCTTGCTTTTGGGCAGCTGAGCAAAACGGTCAGTTATTTTCCGCTGAATAAGGTTGCTTTGTCTGAAAGTGTTTTCAGCAGGGCGATGCAGACGGATAAGAACTACATTATGTCGATGGATGCCGACCGTTTACTGGCGCCCTATCTGAAAGAAGCAGGACTTAATCCTAAAAAAACAAATTATCCCAACTGGGAAAACACAGGATTGGATGGTCACATCGGCGGCCATTATATTTCAGCTTTGGCGTTGATGTACGCTTCTACAGGCGATGCCAAAGTAAAACAGCGCCTCGATTATATGATCGATGAGCTGGAGCGTTGCCAGAATCTTTCAGGAAACGGCTATATTTCCGGCATTCCGAATGGCAAAAAAATCTGGAAAGAAATCTCTGATGGCAATATCCGCGCATCGGCTTTCGGATTGAATGACCGTTGGGTTCCTTTATATAATATTCACAAAATATATTCAGGTTTACGAGATGCCTATTGGTATGCAGACAGCGAAAAGGCAAAGAAAATGCTCATCAAGCTTACCGATTGGATGGCTGATGAAGTTTCCGGACTTTCCGATGAGCAGATTCAGGAGATGCTGAGAAGCGAACACGGAGGACTGAACGAGGTTTTTGCCGATGTTTACGACATTACCAAAAATAAAAAGTATCTCAAGTTGGCGCATCGTTTTTCGCATCTGGCCATTTTAAATCCATTACTGATTCACGAAGATAAGCTGACAGGAATTCACGCCAATACCCAGATCCCGAAAGTAATTGGTTTCAAAAGAATTGCCGATTTGGAACATAATAAGGAGTGGAACAGTGCGGCAGATTTTTTCTGGGCTAATGTTACTCAAAAGCGTTCAGCAATTATCGGTGGAAACAGCGTCAGCGAACATTTCAATCCAACTACTGATTTCAGCGGAATGATTAAAAGCATTGAAGGTCCCGAAACCTGCAATACTTACAATATGCTGAAGCTGACCAAAGAACTTTTTGCCACAAACCAGAAGTCGTCTTATCTGGATTATTACGAAAGGGCTTTATACAATCATATTCTTTCCACTCAAAATCCTGAAAAAGGTGGTTTTGTGTATTTCACACCGATGCGTCCCGGTCATTACAGGGTGTATTCTCAGCCGGAAACCAGTTTCTGGTGTTGCGTTGGTTCGGGGATGGAAAATCACGCGAAGTATGGCGAAATGATTTATGCGCATTCGGATAATGATTTGTATGTCAATTTGTTTATTCCGTCTGTCTTAAAATGGTCTGAAAAGAAATTGGTGCTGAGACAGGAAAATAATTTTCCTCAGACCCCTTCCACAAAATTAATTTTTGATCTTACCCCAAAGTCCGAAATCAATTTAAAATTAAGAGTTCCGGAATGGACAAATGCTTCACAGATAAGCGTTTCCATCAATTCAAAAAATACCAATATTCCTGTCGATTCCGAAGGTTATATCAATATCAGCAGAAAATGGAAAAAAGGCGATGTCATCGAAATGAAAATGCCGATGCATCTTTCTGCGGAACAGCTTCCTGACAATTCAGATTATTATGCATTCAGATATGGACCCATCGTTTTGGCAGCCAAATATGGCAAAGAAAATCAGCAGGGATTGTTTGCCGATGACAGCCGTGGCGGACATATTGCACACGGACCACAGATTCCTCTGAATGATATTCCGACGATTTTAGGATCTTCGACAACTGTTTTGGATCATTTAAAGCCTGTTAGTGAAAAAGATTTAACATTTAAAATTAGCGGTCTTTATCCTCAGAATAAATTCAGCAACGGGTTGGAACTTGTTCCGTTTTATCAGGTTCAGGAAGAGCGTTACATCATCTATTTTCCTCAGGCAACTCAGGATAAAATCGAAATCATTCAGCAGAAAAAAGCTCAGGAAGAAGAAGCTGTCCGAAAACTAGACAATATCACAACAGACAAAATTCAGTTAGGCGAGCAACAGCCGGAGTCCGACCACTTTTTTGACAGCAAAGATGCTTACGATGGCTATATGGAAGACCGTCATTTCCGCGATGCTAAAGGCTGGTTCAGTTATCAAATGAGAAACAAGGATAAAAATGCAAAATATCTTTACCTTCTGTATTTCGATGCCAATAACAATCGTACATTGAATGCCGAAATCAACGGAATCAAAGTATTTTCAAAAGATTTTGAAGGAAAAATGGGAAGTTCACCACAAATATTGTTAATCCCAGTTCCCGAGTCGGAAAAGAATAAAGAAACGCTCACTGTAAAATTTATTTCAGGCGAAAAATCTCTGACTCCAAAAATTATTGAAGTGAGATTACTGAACGAATTACCAAAATAA
- a CDS encoding sialate O-acetylesterase, with translation MSNNIFTKVLSLLLCFFLLFSEAKIILPALVSDGMVLQRNQKLNIWGKADANEKVEVKFLNKSYKTTADQNGNWKIVLPEQKAGGPYTMTINEITLKDILIGDVWLASGQSNMELPMQRLTPLYANEIKNANNQNIRFFTVPQKYNFKSAQTELDGGKWEATNPQTILNFSGVAYFFAKDISEKNKVPVGIIHSSLGGSPIQAWMDENSLKKYPEYLQEAKKWQNDDLIKSTESSEQALSKAWYAELDQSDIGLNQHWEKFDLNDSDWKTMQIPGSWEDKEGSFDGSVWFRKEIILTKNQAGKAAFLNLGRIKDADVTYINGTKVGNVTYEYPPRWYDVPAGILKEGKNVIAVRVSNGSGKGQFIADKPYYLEIDGQKIDLKSEWKYKIGAKVDRMAPGQTFIRWKPTGLYNAMINPLINYNITGAIWYQGESNTGKPKEYGDLLTTMITDWRNKFNNKEMPFVTVQLANFMESKAQPIESNWAELRDQQRKVSLQVPNAGLAVIIDIGEWNDIHPLDKKTVGDRLALQAMKLAYGKNIIADGPVYQSMKVDGNKIVLTFKKGTDDFAPVSELKGFAIKNADGNWSWAKAKIEGKTIVAWNDSVTNPVAVRYDWADNPDGNLKTKTGLPASPFTTE, from the coding sequence ATGTCAAATAATATTTTCACTAAAGTTTTAAGCTTATTGCTATGCTTTTTTCTCCTTTTTTCTGAGGCTAAAATCATACTTCCCGCATTGGTTTCAGACGGAATGGTTTTACAGCGCAACCAGAAATTGAACATTTGGGGAAAAGCCGATGCCAATGAAAAAGTAGAAGTGAAATTCCTCAACAAAAGCTACAAAACCACTGCAGACCAAAACGGTAACTGGAAAATCGTGCTTCCGGAGCAAAAAGCAGGCGGTCCATACACAATGACCATCAACGAAATTACTCTTAAAGATATTTTGATTGGCGACGTTTGGCTGGCTTCTGGACAGTCGAATATGGAATTGCCTATGCAAAGACTGACGCCATTGTATGCTAATGAAATTAAAAACGCAAATAATCAGAATATCAGGTTTTTTACGGTTCCTCAGAAATATAATTTCAAATCGGCACAAACTGAATTGGATGGTGGAAAATGGGAAGCGACAAATCCTCAAACCATTCTGAATTTCTCTGGTGTTGCCTATTTTTTTGCTAAAGATATCAGTGAAAAAAATAAAGTTCCGGTAGGAATTATTCATTCCAGTTTGGGAGGTTCTCCGATTCAGGCTTGGATGGATGAAAATTCTTTGAAAAAATATCCTGAATATCTGCAAGAAGCCAAAAAATGGCAGAACGATGATTTGATAAAATCCACAGAATCTTCAGAACAGGCGCTTAGCAAGGCTTGGTATGCGGAATTAGACCAAAGCGATATTGGGCTCAATCAACATTGGGAAAAATTTGATTTAAATGATTCTGATTGGAAAACGATGCAAATTCCTGGTTCTTGGGAAGACAAAGAAGGTTCTTTCGATGGTTCTGTTTGGTTTAGAAAAGAAATTATTTTAACAAAAAATCAGGCAGGAAAAGCAGCATTTTTGAATCTTGGAAGAATCAAAGACGCTGATGTAACCTACATCAACGGGACAAAAGTCGGAAACGTGACTTATGAATATCCTCCACGTTGGTACGACGTTCCAGCAGGAATTTTGAAGGAAGGTAAAAACGTCATTGCTGTGAGAGTTTCCAACGGAAGCGGAAAAGGACAGTTCATTGCCGATAAACCGTATTACCTTGAAATCGACGGACAAAAAATAGATTTAAAATCCGAATGGAAATATAAAATCGGGGCAAAGGTCGACAGAATGGCTCCCGGACAAACCTTTATACGTTGGAAACCGACGGGATTGTACAACGCGATGATTAATCCTTTAATTAATTATAATATAACGGGGGCAATCTGGTATCAAGGCGAAAGCAACACCGGAAAACCTAAAGAATATGGCGATTTATTAACCACGATGATTACAGACTGGAGAAACAAATTCAATAACAAGGAAATGCCATTCGTCACCGTTCAATTGGCTAATTTTATGGAGTCAAAAGCACAGCCGATAGAAAGTAACTGGGCGGAACTCAGAGATCAGCAGCGTAAAGTGTCATTACAAGTTCCGAATGCCGGACTTGCAGTAATCATCGACATCGGCGAGTGGAATGACATTCATCCGCTCGATAAAAAAACGGTGGGAGACAGGCTGGCTTTGCAGGCGATGAAATTGGCTTACGGAAAAAACATCATCGCGGACGGACCGGTTTATCAATCAATGAAAGTTGACGGAAATAAAATCGTTCTTACTTTCAAAAAAGGAACCGATGATTTTGCGCCAGTTTCAGAATTGAAAGGTTTTGCCATCAAAAATGCCGATGGAAACTGGTCTTGGGCAAAAGCAAAAATCGAAGGTAAAACAATTGTGGCTTGGAATGACTCGGTAACAAATCCTGTTGCAGTCCGTTACGACTGGGCAGACAATCCCGATGGAAACCTGAAAACCAAAACGGGACTTCCTGCATCGCCTTTTACAACGGAATAA